From a region of the Triticum aestivum cultivar Chinese Spring chromosome 7D, IWGSC CS RefSeq v2.1, whole genome shotgun sequence genome:
- the LOC123170070 gene encoding bisdemethoxycurcumin synthase, translating to MANTTANAREIRRLQRADGPAAMLAIGTANPPNCVSQDEYPEYYFRVTKSEHLAEKLTDTLKIICALTGNERRFIYNTEKMLSAHPEFLDRALPSLEQRLAIVAAAAPELLAAAATKAIAIWGRPATDITHLVVVTNSGAGAPSADVHLATLLGLHHNVRRTVLHLNGCFAGCSALRLAKDLAENNRGARVLVACVELMSVAGFRGPDLSEDSVNNLIRNTVFGDGAGAVIVGADPVEPVERPLFEMVSASQTVVPNTLQLLSTELKTYGLDGNVSTKLPKLVADSIKQCLLDSFGPLGIEVKWNDLFWAVHPGAIAILDKIDRILLLEPGKLMASRTVAREYGNMLSATIIFVLDEQRRRMEEEGEWAEWGAMVGFGPGFTMETMVLQATSNLKKK from the exons ATGGCAAACACCACGGCCAACGCTCGCGAGATCCGGCGCTTGCAACGTGCGGATGGACCCGCGGCCATGCTGGCCATCGGCACGGCAAACCCACCAAACTGCGTGTCCCAGGACGAGTACCCCGAGTACTACTTCCGTGTCACCAAGAGCGAGCACCTCGCGGAGAAGCTGACTGACACACTCAAGATAATAT GCGCGCTAACGGGGAACGAGAGGCGTTTCATTTACAACACGGAGAAAATGTTGAGCGCCCACCCCGAGTTCCTCGACCGCGCATTGCCGTCCCTCGAACAACGCCTCGCCATCGTTGCGGCCGCCGCTCCAGAGCTCCTTGCAGCAGCCGCGACCAAGGCCATCGCCATTTGGGGGCGTCCAGCCACCGACATCACCCACCTCGTCGTCGTCACCAACTCCGGAGCCGGAGCCCCAAGCGCTGACGTCCACTTGGCTACTCTTCTGGGCCTCCACCACAATGTCCGCCGCACGGTTCTCCACCTCAACGGCTGCTTCGCCGGCTGTTCTGCTCTGCGCTTGGCAAAGGACCTTGCCGAGAACAACCGCGGCGCGCGCGTCCTCGTGGCCTGCGTCGAGCTCATGAGTGTCGCCGGCTTCCGTGGCCCCGACCTAAGTGAAGACAGCGTCAACAACCTCATCAGGAACACAGTGTTCGGTGATGGCGCCGGCGCGGTGATCGTCGGTGCCGACCCCGTGGAGCCCGTCGAGCGCCCGCTCTTTGAGATGGTGTCCGCATCACAGACCGTGGTACCCAACACCTTGCAACTGCTGTCGACGGAGCTCAAGACCTACGGCCTCGATGGAAATGTTTCCACCAAACTGCCAAAACTGGTGGCAGACAGCATCAAGCAGTGTCTACTTGATTCGTTCGGTCCGCTTGGCATCGAGGTCAAATGGAATGACCTCTTCTGGGCGGTGCACCCTGGTGCCATTGCCATCTTGGACAAGATTGACAGGATTCTCCTGTTGGAGCCCGGGAAGCTGATGGCCAGCCGGACCGTTGCGCGAGAGTATGGGAACATGCTTAGTGCGACCATCATCTTCGTGCTCGACGAGCAACGTCGtcgaatggaggaggaaggagagtgGGCTGAGTGGGGGGCCATGGTGGGGTTTGGACCGGGTTTTACCATGGAGACAATGGTGCTTCAGGCCACCAGCAACCTCAAGAAAAAATAA
- the LOC123164270 gene encoding zinc finger Ran-binding domain-containing protein 2: MNTQRKPGDWNCNSCQHLNFSRRDFCQRCRATRSDLQLGDGRCIGGVLTSLDVRPGDWYCNCGYHNFASRSSCLKCGTIVRDFPAGQGGTGAAESGGVRAGWKAGDWICARPGCNVHNFASRIECYHCNAPREAGTGK, encoded by the exons ATGAACACCCAGAGGAAGCCTGGAGACTGGAACTGCAACTCGTGCCAGCACCTCAACTTCAGCCGCCGTGACTTCTGTCAGCGCTGCCGTGCCACGCGCTCGGATCTGCAGCTCGGAGACGGCCGCTGTATAGGTGGTGTGCTGACCTCCCTGGACGTTCGCCCAGGTGACTGGTACTGCAATTGCGGCTACCACAACTTCGCCAGCCGCTCCAGCTGCCTCAAGTGTGGCACCATCGTGAGGGACTTCCCAGCAGGCCAGGGTGGCACTGGCGCTGCTGAGAGCGGTGGAGTTCGTGCTGGGTGGAAAGCAGGTGATTGGATATGCGCAAG GCCTGGCTGTAATGTGCACAACTTTGCAAGTAGAATTGAGTGCTATCATTGCAATGCACCTAGGGAAGCAG